Below is a window of Gossypium hirsutum isolate 1008001.06 chromosome A12, Gossypium_hirsutum_v2.1, whole genome shotgun sequence DNA.
CAAGGTGATTATTCGTGATCAGGGAAGTATATGTCCTAGAATTGTTCTTTAAAGCATTCTAACCCATTGCATTTACGTACTGAAAGCAAACAAGAAACCAAAAAGAGAAAGGGTTACAGGCACTTGAAGTCCAATTTGTCGAATGCTGTCCATGAGTTCCTGGACTTTGTTAGGATCATTTGATCTGGTGCGCATTAGGGGTCTCCTAATCTTATCAAGTGGAAGCTCCAAGATCATTGGCCCCCCATTTTGTGAGCCACTACCCGGAGGAGCCCCTTTTTTCATTCAATTCCAACAAACAAGAACCAAATCAAATACTTGTGCAATTGTGAAATGCTCAATACTATTATGCCAACATCAGTAATCCCAAGGCTATTCCTTTCGAAAAGATATGATCTCATTAAAAATGTTGGAAAACAGAGAAAAGTTGAGTACCGTTTGACGAAGCATGAACGGAGAAGCTTCTCAAGTTGCCGGTGGGCAGTCGCAGAACAAAGCTGGCCATTGTTTTTTAGCCTCTCAGTCTCAGTTGTAGGTGTTGCCTTGTTGAAATGCCTTTTAGTCTTTTACCCATCCCAGCAAGAGACCTAGAATTTAATCAGAGCCACACAAAAATGtccaaaaaaaaatcagaacCACACCAACTTGTTAAGCTTCCATTATTGGAGTGGCCCAAAAACATTGAATAGCCCAGATCAGGCCTATCATCAGAACCAACCCCAGTTAGCGATTACTTTTTTTAGTTCACTTTCACAGTTTTCCCTTTTTAGTAAAAAACACCTGGGAGAAGCAGAAAATGATATTAGCCCAAAAATCTATGGCTGCTTTcacctctttctcttttcttcggTACTCTTTTATctgtttatattttgttaatgttAAGGACAGATTGATAAAGTATTGATTCTGGGTATTTGATTTGGACAGTAATTATGCAGCGACTGGAAGGATTGTTGCAATTGTGAGAGCCTCACCACGACTCTCTTCTTCTCCCACCTCCATCAATTTTCTAACACCAAATCACTCACGCaggtatttttcttttctttttagttggCTGATCAATGAAATGGGGGTAAAGAGAAGGTTTAATTAGGTTCTAATTGTAGTTTTTTTGGTAGTCCAGCCAGCCAGAGAAGTGAAGAAAAGCTGTACAGATTATATGTTGAATTTTTATTGGCCTTTCTTGATACCTTCGAATCACTCTTTGTAGATATCTATGTCGTGCTAGTGCTACACATGATGAAGAGGCTGCGGCAAAGGCAGCTGCAATCAATGCTGATAATGGAGCTCCAACCATGTATGTATCATCCTTAACACCCTGCTTTGAATTCACATTCCAGTTCTAGCCCGGAATTTGTTATGTATTATGTCGTTGGACCTATATCCGTTTGGAATTTCATCTCCCTCTTAATAAgagtttcaggaaaaaaaaatcataacttTGGGAATAACTTGAGTTTTAAGCAAGCCATTTGTAATTTTGAATTGCTAAAATTTAGACAGAATTGGTTCTGCTGATAACTTCTCTATGAAATATTGAAGAACCGGGTCACATTGATTCTGCTGTTTATAATTATACTGGTTGTTGATTCTTTTTTCCCTTCTCATTCAGATTTGACAAGATCATAGCTAAGGAAATTCCTTCAACCATCGTGTATGAAGATGATAAAGTCTTAGCATTCAAAGACATCAGTCCGCAGGCTCCTGTTCATGTTTTGGTGATTCCAAAGTTTAGGGATGGGTTGACACAGCTTGGAAAGGTGTGTTCTAGGCCTGTTATCtatctaatttgttttatttctgtTGTATAACTTGGCTGGactgaatgtgaattttgctgtTTTAATTGATTAAGTTTACCTTCGCAAtcatatatacaaaaaaaaaagttcaccGTTTTCTGCATTTTAACCACGTGTAAATGATTCGGATGAACTTAGAGAAGAACTATCTGCGTACCTGATCCATAAACCTTGCTTCGGTTTTTCTTGAAGCAGTTTCCCTAGATGGAATACTGACCTGGTTTAAATTTCTGGTTACAATTTGTCAGGCTGAACAAAGGCATGGAGAGATACTGGGTCAACTTCTTTATGCTGCTAGAATTGTTGCTGAAAAGGAAGGCATTCTTGATGGGTTTCGGGTTGTTATCAATAATGGTCCTAGTGCCTGTGAGTTATTATCTTAAATCCATAGTTTTGACTTGTTTTGTAGATCAAGCTTCTCACTTGTGTTTATACCTCATTCTCTCTCAGGTCAATCGGTTTATCATCTTCACTTGCATGTCCTAGGTGGGAGACAGATGAAATGGCCACCTGGTTAAAGAGTTGAATTACTTAACGTAtgcttttatcaaaaaaaaaagagaattacTTAACCTATGCTTGGAACTTTATGCCTTACATTTCATTTGTTCTATCTCTACCCTCTTATATTCTCATTTCTAGAGTTTGAAATGGCCTAATGTACTTTGAACCTAAAACCTTGGAGAGATGATGAGAAGATTCGGTTTGGTGGTGAAGTTAATTCTTCCATTTCTAAAAAATCGGATCAGGTATGGAGCACTTGGCATTGGCCGGCTCCTATGGTTGGAAACTTGTGACAGGGTTAGACTAGGGCCTGAATAAAAAGCTAGAAAGGTAGAAGAGGATGGTATCATGTTAAGGGTGAGAATACAAGTTTGAAAACCCCTTTAAGCAAACCAACTTCAATCTGTGATTGATAACAATTTAGGGTAGAGGGTTATCATATAGCATTggcttcaaaatttcaaatttagcaGTCTCCTTGTACATCTTTTTTGATGtctaaatcaaaaatcaaaagaatgcAATGAGATTAGACAAAAAAATCAtgaaaggggaaaaaaagaagtaaaatttgGGTTTAAAAGCCAACCTCCAGATTTGGATCTAACATATTCTTTAACGATAAGCATTTGCTTGACGAGTGAGAGTTTTTCAAATGAAGATTCTATGTTGCATCGCATTGCTGATTATATTCCGATATGACTGGTGCACAGTAGAACAGACTCTGAACTAGACACGGGGTAATTACCTACCAGACCCGATTACTTGCATCGGAATGATCTAAATACAGCCAGGCCCATTTTATTTCCACCTAATTTAACTAACTGCAAATTTGACTCCCAAACAATACTCCTTGTCCTCAAAGGATTAAAAAACTGTTGCAACTTCCCAACTGCCTATTAATCTGTTATTGATTTGCTTTTGCTTATGTATAAATACCCAATCAATGAACTCACCACCATTTATTCATCATATTCAAGTCCTTAGGTTGGGGAAGGTATCGGTCCATCACACTAGTACTTCAGTTACTGCCTGATTACTACGTTTTTTGGTTCTTGCGAGCTAATATTTGAGCAGGCTCTTTAGCCAAAGTTTATCTAttcagattacaagaagctgatTTTAAGAGGGACCTGTTCTTTAGTTGGGATACATGACATATAGTATTCACACGGGACCCCACTAGAAGTTGCAAGGTGTATGCAACCTCTCCCACTTCGGCTATGATCTGCTCAGGAACAAAAAGCTTAGGTCACAGCTTAATGCAAGACCTTGTGGCTACTGTTTGCTGCCTGTATGATTGAAGTTTTAAATAAATCCACTCTCCCACATGAAAGAAAGACCGTCAGATCTCCGCTTGTTAGCCAAAATCTTCATTTTTGTTTTGAACCCATTACGAGTAAGCTTAAGCATCCTCAATGCAGCCTCTCTAGCCACTAAGGTTCTGTCTACAATGGCTATCATCAAGTCCTCCCTAGGTAAATAGTGGTACTCAAGTATAAGAGTGAGTAAAacttaattcaattcgaaaaaataaaataaaaatttaaatttttagtcaaacgaatcgaattatttgaattaatcaaattatttgaatcaactcgaaattttttgttCCAATTGAGTTTGATTTTCGAATTTAAATAGACTAAAtaccaaattataatattttatatttttacctcaAACTCTCAAATCTCTTTATTtctcccaaaacttttacttccaTCCCACCCCTTTTCTATCTCAAACCCATCCCCCCTCCCCCCAATATTTTTTGAATATCCCCCCCCCCAATTTTACTATCTCAACCCCCAATGTTTTACTCTCTCAACCCCCAAAACATTTtactttcccccaaaacttttatttCTCACCTTTTatctcaaattaaaaattaaaatcatctaaaaaaatctttaaacctaaatagttataaatttatctatatctactatttatattattaaattaaatttcaaattttgtactatttatattattgaattgtttaatcattttgaatatttataaatttttgttaaaattgaattattaatgatgccataaaatattcgtattaaaattttatattggtatcaatttcacattttatctttaagataacttttattaaaaaaattatattttttacatttaatatatattttaatttcaaatacataatgacaagaatcagaagataactgaagcaactaagcaagcaaagaagttaACCCGTATataacatattaataaataaattatggggggatgaaagttaataacaaatttgattacggtggacAAATTTGATTACAGTAGGTGACAGTGATTATAAGgacctaaaatcatttttttaaatttaactcaaacaaatatattcgattcgattagATTTGAACTCCATCTTACTCGacttgattcgagaaaattttaaatcgaattaagatgataaaataggattcgttaactcaaaattttttcattcgattcgattcaatcaAACACTCACCCCTAATCAAGTAGGTGGGGACAGGCCATAAACAACCTCATAGGAAAATGtattaatagaaaaataaaagaatgctAATTAAGTCGTAACTTGATTGGTAACGATATTATTGTTCATGTAAGAGGACATGGATTCTAATGCGCTCAGGCGTAATTTATCATCTTAGTTAAAAGTTGATAGAGGGTATGATAGTTCTATGccatttgtataaaaaaaataagcgAGAGAAAGGATGTGTTATATCAGTATATTAGCTTATGGTAACCACTTAACCCATTGAGTTTTACCAGTCATGCACACCTATTGGCCACCTCAAGTTGGCCATCAATATGAGATTGGTAAGATGTTGACAGCTTCAAagtagtcatatatatatatatgtattaaaatgttCTTGCCAAAAGCTGATAAGAAACACCTTGTCCTTATCTGAAACTATAATCCAGGGTAAACCATGCAGCTTAAAAATGTGGTGCATAAACATTTGGGTTATAGATAGAGTTATAAAAGAAATGTGCATACTTTGACTGTCTATCCATAACTACTAAAGTCACATTATAACCATCAGATTTTGGCAACCCTTTTATTTAGTCCATAGTGAAGTCTTACCAAATCTTGCTAGGAATTAGTGGGTGCAATAACCGTAGAAAGCCAAGTTATCATACTTTTGCCTCTGACATATGTTGCATTCCTTTACTCTCTTCTTGATGTCCTCACCTATTCCTTTCCAATAAAAGGTAGCAGCAAATCTATTTTAGTACAGTGGACTCCAAAGTGACTCGCAGTAGAACTTGAGTGGAAGTTGTCAGTATGCTCATCCTTAAGTTCTGCCTTGTTGCTTACCACCAGTTTTCCTATACGTTTCAATAATTCGCCCAGCATACAGTATTTTGGATACTTCTCAGCTTGCTTAGGCAGCTCAGGTAGTAGCTATGCATTTTCTCTTCATCCAACCAAAAATCCTGTACTTTTTATAATAAATCAGTTCCGATTATTCCACtacataatgcaacttaatattagttaaacattagataattaattattcaatattTGCTTACATTTTGCTTTGCATTAAAAAACCATTGAGGACATAGAAAAATGATTTcaatgtataataaaattttatttaaaccaatctattcgaaaaataACAAGTATAAGTCgacaaatatactacacttaagTCACTAGATCCTAGCAATCATCTCCAGGTGGATCCTAGTGGTCCTTGGAGACAGTGTTCGCACTTGGAGGAGTGTTCACACTAAGAAGCGAGTGAACAAACCATAGAAGCGGGTGGCCAGTTCTAGAATAGCCCGTTAGACGGGAGGTAAAGACTTGTCTTTAGGCATCCACCTGGTGCTTTCTAAGAGTGCCACGTTTCTAGCCAATAGCAACTCAACATGTCTCTTGTGTCACggaccgcagttcaaagcccgtgacaagcgcaccaaatgcatccaatggaggtctgttgctcagatggggatcatttggcctacgagaactggcccgattcaaagagctgttggacaggcctgtcacattgaagcctgatgggcccgataatgaagataggACTAAGTAGTCTTAGAAGTTCTAATTGTACACAACTTCTAATTCTGTAAAGTTAGAGTCCTAATTGAatacagcttttaattgtagccatcggttttgggggagctcaactataaatagagagcctccccctcatttgtactcactcctgaattgtttcattattctttgtgaataagaattgagagcatttactcaaacttttctctcaagcgttcttgcttttgttcatctttcaaagatcgttcttaattcgttcttccgctgttcttcgtgaaaactttaagggaattctgttgaatcctttattgttgcgagttgagctgacttaggcgtttttacggTTGAATCCATTATCGgtggaagttaggctgacttaggcgtttttaagcCAAGAAACTGCTTAAGGCCGCACGGATGTGTGGGAAAACTCCAGgtccgtgacaagtggtatccgagccaaggtttgaACCAAGTAATATTCGAGTTGTTGGTTCaaaggcaccgttgggatgtcgaaagaagagttTGAACAAAGGTGGGCGAGGAAGTCTTTGAGGGAGACAATATCGGCAGTAGAGGAACGTGTGGGTAAACTCGAGGGATCCATGGCGGATGTAAAGGAGGCACTCGATGGGGTCGAGGATCGCATAATAAACTGGGAGGAGCAGTCCAGAGACTATGTAAAGATGTCTCTTGATTCCACCATAGACAAGGTAAACGAGTTGTTTAATTCACACAGGGATAAGCTGTCGGAAAGGAATGATACTCTCGaggccatgatgatggctttgaaggaggaaacaatggccacgacgaaggctttgagcacaagaatagaggagctcgagggagagctgTCCTTGTGTCAAGCAGCCGTGGGGAAAGGAGTGGCAAATGCAGCACTCAGTAATGAGGATGTCCCAAAgccgaaagagtttgtggggacaaggtctgcatgtgatgtggacaatttcttgtggaggatggaaaactacttctgtgccaaaggcatcatggaggatgcggttaaggtaaacactgcttcaatgtttcttactgacattgcgcttttatggtggcgaggtaggaccacagataaaaggcaaggtgagattgggacgtggcaagagttccaatgcgagttgaagggacagttttacccagaatttgccgaggaagaagctcgggcaaagttgcaagAGATAATGCAACGGGGCAATGTAAGGGAGTATGTTcaagagttcaaggaactcatgctccaaaCTTCAGATGTGACCGATGAAGaagcattgcttgcttttcaaaagggattgaagccgtgggtcagacaggaggtggaacaaagaggtgtccaaaaacTGTCGGAAGCCATGACGGTAGTTGAGTCCGTGGTgaagcttggtctagggaaagacaagcttgggtcttccaagtccgatggaaggggcgtatgtgaaatggatcacaaggaagatagAGTTAATGGCAATGACAACGGcgacaatggtggtaatgggaaaccacgagttgggaagaagaaacccaagaggaaaagggacaagctaaaatgctttctctgcgacggtccacacatgttgaaaaaatgtttga
It encodes the following:
- the LOC107928688 gene encoding sulfiredoxin, chloroplastic/mitochondrial — translated: MASFVLRLPTGNLRSFSVHASSNGAPPGSGSQNGGPMILELPLDKIRRPLMRTRSNDPNKVQELMDSIRQIGLQVPIDVLEVDGVYYGFSGCHRYEAHQRLGLPTIRCKVRRGTKETLRHHLR
- the LOC107928675 gene encoding 14 kDa zinc-binding protein — its product is MILAQKSMAAFTSFSFLRNYAATGRIVAIVRASPRLSSSPTSINFLTPNHSRRYLCRASATHDEEAAAKAAAINADNGAPTIFDKIIAKEIPSTIVYEDDKVLAFKDISPQAPVHVLVIPKFRDGLTQLGKAEQRHGEILGQLLYAARIVAEKEGILDGFRVVINNGPSACQSVYHLHLHVLGGRQMKWPPG